The proteins below come from a single Phocoena sinus isolate mPhoSin1 chromosome 2, mPhoSin1.pri, whole genome shotgun sequence genomic window:
- the HEXA gene encoding beta-hexosaminidase subunit alpha isoform X3 has protein sequence MAPVHPNLRAALHHLPVHLPIPVPRQFGRAGKRHMSEKNSLVILVVTPGCDQFPSLESVENYTLTVNDEQCFLLSETVWGALRGLETFSQLVWRSPEGTFYINKTEIEDFPRFPHRGLLLDTSRHYLPLASILDTLDVMAYNKFNVFHWHLVDDSSFPYESFTFPNLTKKGSYNPATHIYTAQDVKEVIEYARLRGIRVLAEFDTPGHTLSWGPGVPGLLTPCYSGSHPSGTFGPVNPALNNTYEFMSTFFLEISSVFPDFYLHLGGDEVDFTCWKSNPDIQAFMKKKGFGEDFKKLESFYIQTLLDIVSAYGKGYVVWQEVFDNKVKVQPDTVIQIWREEMPVRYTKEMELVTSAGFRALLSAPWYLNHITYGPDWKNIYMVEPLAFEGSPEQKALVIGGEACMWGEYVDSTNLVPRLWPRAGAVAERLWSNKMLTNLDFAYKRLAHFRCELLRRGVQAQPLSVGYCDVEFEQT, from the exons GAAAACGGCATATGTCAGAGAAGAATTCGTTGGTTATCCTTGTTGTCACTCCTGGATGTGACCAGTTTCCTTCTTTGGAGTCTGTGGAGAATT ACACCCTGACCGTAAATGATGAGCAGTGTTTCCTCCTCTCAGAGACTGTCTGGGGCGCCCTCCGAG GTCTGGAGACTTTTAGCCAGCTTGTTTGGAGATCTCCTGAGGGCACG TTCTATATCAACAAGACGGAGATTGAGGACTTCCCCCGCTTCCCTCACAGGGGCTTGTTGTTGGATACGTCTCGCCATTACCTGCCACTGGCTAGCATCCTGGACACTCTG GATGTCATGGCATACAATAAATTCAACGTGTTCCACTGGCATCTGGTCGATGACTCTTCCTTCCCATATGAGAGCTTCACTTTTCCAAACCTCACGAAAAAG GGGTCCTACAACCCTGCCACCCACATCTACACAGCACAGGATGTGAAGGAGGTGATTGAATATGCGCGGCTTCGGGGTATCCGTGTGTTGGCAGAGTTCGACACTCCTGGCCACACTCTGTCATGGGGACCAG GTGTCCCTGGATTATTAACTCCTTGCTACTCTGGGTCTCACCCTTCTGGCACCTTTGGGCCAGTGAATCCCGCTCTCAACAATACCTATGAGTTCATGAGCACGTTCTTCTTGGAGATCAGCTCTGTCTTCCCAGATTTTTATCTTCACCTTGGAGGAGATGAGGTTGACTTCACCTGCTG GAAGTCCAACCCAGATATCCAGGCCTTTATGAAGAAGAAAGGCTTTGGTGAGGACTTCAAGAAGCTGGAGTCCTTCTACATCCAGAc GCTGCTGGACATCGTCTCTGCCTATGGCAAGGGCTACGTGGTGTGGCAGGAGGTGTTTGATAATAAAGTAAAG GTTCAGCCAGACACAGTCATCCAGATTTGGCGAGAAGAGATGCCTGTAAGGTACACGAAGGAGATGGAACTGGTCACCAGTGCCGGCTTCCgggccctgctctctgccccctgGTACCTGAACCACATAACTTATGGCCCTGACTGGAAGAATATCTACATGGTGGAGCCACTGGCATTTGAAG GTAGTCCTGAGCAGAAGGCTCTGGTGATCGGCGGAGAGGCCTGTATGTGGGGAGAGTATGTGGACAGCACAAACCTGGTCCCCAGGCTCTG GCCTAGAGCAGGGGCTGTTGCCGagaggctgtggagcaacaagaTGTTGACCAACCTGGACTTTGCCTATAAACGTTTGGCACACTTCCGCTGTGAGCTGCTGAG GCGGGGTGTCCAGGCCCAGCCCCTCAGCGTAGGCTACTGTGACGTGGAGTTTGAACAAACATGA
- the HEXA gene encoding beta-hexosaminidase subunit alpha isoform X4: MAYNKFNVFHWHLVDDSSFPYESFTFPNLTKKGSYNPATHIYTAQDVKEVIEYARLRGIRVLAEFDTPGHTLSWGPGVPGLLTPCYSGSHPSGTFGPVNPALNNTYEFMSTFFLEISSVFPDFYLHLGGDEVDFTCWKSNPDIQAFMKKKGFGEDFKKLESFYIQTLLDIVSAYGKGYVVWQEVFDNKVKVQPDTVIQIWREEMPVRYTKEMELVTSAGFRALLSAPWYLNHITYGPDWKNIYMVEPLAFEGSPEQKALVIGGEACMWGEYVDSTNLVPRLWPRAGAVAERLWSNKMLTNLDFAYKRLAHFRCELLRRGVQAQPLSVGYCDVEFEQT; encoded by the exons ATGGCATACAATAAATTCAACGTGTTCCACTGGCATCTGGTCGATGACTCTTCCTTCCCATATGAGAGCTTCACTTTTCCAAACCTCACGAAAAAG GGGTCCTACAACCCTGCCACCCACATCTACACAGCACAGGATGTGAAGGAGGTGATTGAATATGCGCGGCTTCGGGGTATCCGTGTGTTGGCAGAGTTCGACACTCCTGGCCACACTCTGTCATGGGGACCAG GTGTCCCTGGATTATTAACTCCTTGCTACTCTGGGTCTCACCCTTCTGGCACCTTTGGGCCAGTGAATCCCGCTCTCAACAATACCTATGAGTTCATGAGCACGTTCTTCTTGGAGATCAGCTCTGTCTTCCCAGATTTTTATCTTCACCTTGGAGGAGATGAGGTTGACTTCACCTGCTG GAAGTCCAACCCAGATATCCAGGCCTTTATGAAGAAGAAAGGCTTTGGTGAGGACTTCAAGAAGCTGGAGTCCTTCTACATCCAGAc GCTGCTGGACATCGTCTCTGCCTATGGCAAGGGCTACGTGGTGTGGCAGGAGGTGTTTGATAATAAAGTAAAG GTTCAGCCAGACACAGTCATCCAGATTTGGCGAGAAGAGATGCCTGTAAGGTACACGAAGGAGATGGAACTGGTCACCAGTGCCGGCTTCCgggccctgctctctgccccctgGTACCTGAACCACATAACTTATGGCCCTGACTGGAAGAATATCTACATGGTGGAGCCACTGGCATTTGAAG GTAGTCCTGAGCAGAAGGCTCTGGTGATCGGCGGAGAGGCCTGTATGTGGGGAGAGTATGTGGACAGCACAAACCTGGTCCCCAGGCTCTG GCCTAGAGCAGGGGCTGTTGCCGagaggctgtggagcaacaagaTGTTGACCAACCTGGACTTTGCCTATAAACGTTTGGCACACTTCCGCTGTGAGCTGCTGAG GCGGGGTGTCCAGGCCCAGCCCCTCAGCGTAGGCTACTGTGACGTGGAGTTTGAACAAACATGA